One genomic region from Pseudomonadota bacterium encodes:
- a CDS encoding DUF427 domain-containing protein, translating into MKAVWNGQVIAESDDTVVVEGNHYFPLSTLRQEYVRESTHSSYCPWKGEASYYTLEVSGQTNPNAAWYYPAPKPKAEQIRDRVAFWAGVQVSE; encoded by the coding sequence ATGAAGGCAGTGTGGAACGGCCAGGTCATCGCCGAGTCAGATGACACGGTGGTGGTGGAGGGGAATCACTACTTTCCCCTGAGCACGCTACGGCAGGAGTACGTGCGCGAGAGTACGCACAGCTCCTACTGCCCGTGGAAGGGCGAGGCCAGCTACTACACGCTGGAGGTAAGCGGGCAGACCAATCCGAATGCGGCGTGGTACTACCCGGCGCCCAAGCCGAAGGCCGAGCAGATTCGCGATCGGGTCGCCTTCTGGGCGGGCGTGCAGGTCAGCGAGTAG